The following coding sequences are from one Alphaproteobacteria bacterium window:
- a CDS encoding undecaprenyl-diphosphate phosphatase: MSLIHISILALVQGLTEFLPVSSSGHLVLVPALTGWPDQGLVIDVAVHVGSLLAVLIYFWRETWMVFLGFFQLVLGRGGPGSQLALYLIVATLPVLIVGALFVRYDVNAALRSAEVVGWTTIGFGILLFLADRTGMTIRRLEHMKVDLALAIGLAQVLALVPGTSRSGITMTMARFLGFERIDGARFSMLMSIPVILAAGLVDGTRIYLSGDFVLGLEAALAAGLSFLVALAALAAMMAWLRRAGFGIFVLYRLALGGGILYWVYA; encoded by the coding sequence TTGAGCCTGATTCACATATCCATCCTGGCGCTGGTCCAGGGCCTGACGGAATTCCTGCCGGTAAGCTCGTCGGGGCATCTGGTGCTGGTGCCGGCGTTGACCGGCTGGCCCGACCAGGGCCTGGTCATCGACGTCGCCGTCCACGTGGGCAGCCTGCTGGCCGTGTTGATCTACTTCTGGCGCGAGACCTGGATGGTCTTTCTCGGCTTCTTCCAGCTTGTGTTGGGTCGCGGCGGGCCGGGGTCGCAACTGGCGCTTTACCTGATCGTCGCCACGCTCCCGGTGTTGATCGTGGGCGCCCTTTTCGTGCGCTACGACGTCAATGCCGCGCTGCGCTCGGCCGAGGTGGTGGGCTGGACCACCATCGGTTTCGGCATCTTGCTGTTCCTTGCCGACCGCACCGGCATGACCATTCGCCGGCTCGAGCACATGAAGGTGGACTTGGCCCTGGCCATCGGCCTGGCTCAGGTGCTGGCCCTGGTGCCCGGCACCAGCCGCAGCGGCATCACCATGACCATGGCCCGTTTCCTGGGCTTCGAACGCATCGATGGGGCGCGCTTTTCGATGCTGATGTCGATACCCGTGATCCTCGCCGCCGGCCTGGTCGACGGTACCCGCATCTACCTTAGCGGCGATTTCGTGCTCGGCCTCGAGGCGGCGCTGGCGGCCGGGCTCTCGTTTCTCGTCGCCCTCGCCGCTCTGGCCGCCATGATGGCCTGGCTGAGGCGCGCCGGTTTCGGCATTTTCGTGCTCTACCGCCTGGCGCTGGGCGGCGGCATTCTTTACTGGGTTTATGCTTAA
- a CDS encoding glutathione S-transferase family protein — MRILYQHWLSPDCRTVRVVCEEKGLDYETRVEKTWERRPEFLALNPAGEVPVLVEPDGAVVVGAVAICEYLEEAAFDSALPLLGTVPAGRAEVRRLVDWFGQKFAREVTTYLLSEKIDKRFMGRGEPSSEAIRAGKQNMGAHLDYIGFLTERRRWLAGEHYSLADIAAATQLCCLDYLDDVPWDKYEGARDWYARIKSRPSFQPLLADSIPGLPPPKHYADLDF; from the coding sequence ATGCGCATCCTCTATCAGCACTGGCTGTCGCCCGATTGCCGTACCGTGCGGGTGGTTTGCGAGGAAAAGGGTCTGGACTACGAGACCCGGGTGGAAAAGACCTGGGAGCGCCGGCCCGAGTTTCTCGCCCTCAACCCGGCCGGCGAGGTGCCGGTACTGGTCGAGCCCGACGGCGCCGTCGTGGTGGGCGCCGTGGCGATCTGCGAATACCTCGAGGAAGCGGCCTTCGATAGTGCTTTGCCGCTGCTGGGCACGGTGCCGGCCGGCCGGGCCGAGGTGCGCCGGCTGGTCGACTGGTTCGGGCAAAAATTCGCCCGCGAGGTGACCACCTACCTGCTCAGCGAAAAGATCGACAAGCGCTTCATGGGCCGGGGCGAGCCCAGTTCCGAGGCCATCCGCGCGGGCAAGCAGAACATGGGCGCGCACCTCGATTACATCGGCTTTCTCACCGAGCGGCGACGCTGGCTGGCCGGCGAGCACTACAGCCTGGCCGACATCGCCGCGGCCACCCAGCTCTGCTGCCTCGACTACCTCGACGACGTGCCCTGGGATAAATACGAGGGCGCCCGCGACTGGTACGCCCGCATCAAGTCGCGGCCCAGCTTCCAGCCGCTGTTGGCCGACAGCATCCCCGGCCTGCCGCCGCCCAAGCACTACGCCGATCTCGACTTCTGA